In Colias croceus chromosome 21, ilColCroc2.1, the DNA window CGCACAGAAAAAAATGCTCAAAATATTCCTGTGAAAAACTAGTGAGTGAGATAAATTCTAAAGTGGATTACACGAATCTGGATACACAGTCTGAAATAGTATGTTTTGGTGCTCATCCAACACAAGACATTGTTTTCAAGGTAAGATATTTGTTGTTTTGACGATGCATTTTAGAGGTTATAATCCATATTTTTCTTTCCTGTGGATAACGTTACACGACTTAGGGCCCGTTCATACTGCTCATTGTTACTCACAGGAATTTATAGATTTGTGAGTAACACTTGGTAAAACGAATCAGTTTGTATAGTAACTGTGCGTGCAATCAATAACGAGTGGTTCACTCCGAGCGAAAACCTCATTTCATCTTCCGAACCGCTTGGtttttacccgactgccacagaaagagggttatgtttttcgagagtatgtatgtatgtatgtatataagtatgtatgtatgtttgtatgtggACAAAAAATTCTTTTTCACGTGCTACAGCACAAACTGCTTGACCGATTTTGACATGTGAGGTGTCATTAGATTTGTCTGAGCTGGCTGCGCGAGTGACACTAgctacattaaaatttcaagaaatGAAAATGGCGGATTTTAGAcgcaaaatacaattttcaaattaCCACAGTCgggattttgtttttaaatacttcAGCTTGTGTTCGTATTTTAATCGACTGAAAAAAGGGGTAGGTTCTCAATTCAAGGGTcggtttttgtttatttgtttttatacgtTTATATATTTGCATGAAATATACTGGCATGAAAACTGGGCGAGATTTCTGgaataatcaattataattatttttatattttatggaatgGACTTTTTGGACATATTTGTGCATAAATTGAAACTAATTGACTTTACATACTTACTTTTAGATGGCGCCAATGTCACCGACAAGAGAGAGACAAAGAAAATACcgtgaaaaattaaaacaagatGCAGAAAAATACGAGGAGAAAAAGAAGAAGCATAGAGAATACATGAAAGCTGCTAGAAAACCAATCGCAGAACTGTCTGAAaaagaaaaggaaaaaaaGCGACGAGAATGGAGACttgccaaaaaaaaaacaaaaagaaggTGGTGTAACAAAACCAAAAAACAACAAGTGTTGTGCATTAAATGCACGATTATGTGTAAAATTGAAGAGCGAATAAcagatcaaaaaaaatttatagataatatattgctGAAGAAACGTGCTTTACAAAAAAACCTTTAtagacataaaattaaaattgaagagCTGCGCAAATTGATCTCCAATTCAGAACGAACGGAAAAAAATCTTTACTAAAGTCATCGGAGAATGAAACCAACCGTGAATCTGTACCTACAGACAACGCACCAACTACCTCATCCGGACTGACCACAACTGACAAATCTGAAAATGAAGATCTACGTGAAGAAACTCTCATGACTGAACACATCATCCTTTATCTATATACtattatatctttaaaaagCACGTTGGTCATAATTAGTTACTCCCTTATGATTTGATAAATGAATTCCTTACGCTGATAAATTTACACTAGACGTAGATGGCACTTGAACAGGACTCACTGAACGCAATTCtgttatatttgtttgtcCAACCAATGCTCGTAATCTGTAAAATAGTAaatcttctatattattttaatctatcaAATGTAAGTAACCTCCAAATATGTATTCAAATcacacttaaaaaatattcaggtTAGGTACCCTTATTATCGTtaccaataatattaataaaaattataccgATAGAAGTCAATGCCGACACCCGGTGTACGGTGACCCTTATTAGCATTCATATTCATAGGTACtaagaaaacaataaattgtatCGATAGTAATCGATACGAGGTGATACCGATACTTGGTCAAGTGTACAGTGACCCTTATTAGCAATCCTCTTCGGGAAGCGTCTTTGTTGTAAAACTCTGTTATGATATTGCGATGTCAGACATCCACGCGGGGGAAGCCGCGAGCTGCAGCTAGCAAAGTATATGAAAAACTTCAGgcgcattttgtctatgaatcTAAAACTGGTACCACATGcagtttttaaatcaaattccattttgaaaattttttgttCGGGAGCTTTACACAATTCTAACACTTCAGAAAACGATAATCTAAACTTACTGTAAGTTTCTGTAACTCAATTCAATTTCACCCTTGCAATCTTCAAACAATTCTTCAGCCTCACGCAACTTCTGAGACGTACATTTATATCTCTTACTCTCTACTACTTTGCCCTTTCTGTATAAGATATCGcctaatttcttttaatttatcataatttttaagtatcAAATCGGCCATAAGAAACTAAAAtcttaacttaaaattaaagatacaAACTAAGTAGACTTAATACAAACCAAGTAGTATCATATTTCattcacttaaaattaattctatCTTCTTAATTCGAAGCACAGTTACATACGCTACAATAACATTCTGCTGACTCTTCATAGCGTATCGCATACAACGCAAACCGCACCATATTTTAGATTACACCcggtatatttaatttatttgggGGAAGGGGGTACTTTAAACTGCTGCTTCCTCACGTTCAGGATCCCGCCTGCCTGACACCTGTAGACGCATTCTTCTCACCAACTCCGAATTTACTCTCTCTTCAATCTTTTTTAGTCTTTGTTTAATCTTCAAACATATGAGagtaaaaattattagaatGATGATCCCAGAAAGCGGGATGTTGTTAATTTGGATATGGTTTTCACCTTCTGAGAGGCTCGCGGCATTGGTACCGCCTGACGAGGTCTGCGCAATAATGATCttcttgtttttaattttggaGTAGGCCTTCTCCATTTTGATTGTTCGTtgctaatagattttttatttgcgAAATACTAGTTCGCGTTTCGGCCGAAAAGTATGTTCTAAAAATCATTTTGTTCAAAACTAGTGCGACAAGGCACACTGGCATGCGGTTACTCGGCATTTTTCGCCCGGTGTCCAGCGACGCGCTATCATTTTCTACGAACTGGCTAGGGTCACCATGAAGTATGAGTAGAGGCTCGGAGTTAAAATGAAACACGATcgtttagtttttttagtttttgattCGAGACTGCCTTATGCTTCATATAGGTACTTCACGTACTTCAGAACATATGTCCTACATATAGGTCCTTGTGTACTACTTTGTGCAACCGAATTTAGGATGTTAGTAACAGCAGCTTTACCAAATGCTGCGTCGATATtagtattaatatttacacCATCACCAATGTTAGTAGCTACAGCATCCCCATCACCATTACTGCCACCAACAACTACTATTGTTTGCACACCACTTACCTCACTCGAACCATTCGCCGTAATTACGTTCGATTAAATTCGTTCGTCGTAAGCCCATAATAGTTATATCATATGCTGTACTAATTGGCCTATGTAAAATGCGCCATTTATTTGCCATGTTCCCAAATGCACAATTTTAAACTTACCAATTGCATTTTTTTCTGCAAAATTGGGTATCATTGATTCGCATATAAAAGCCCAATCATTACtgcgttttattttatcactgTGTTCTGGAGTTTTATAATTCCATACGCTACTTTTACTCCTTatcaaagaaataaataaatctgtatCGAAATCcatattgttttgtaattCCGAATGCAAGTAAAGTCTAAAAAATGACGACGCAACGCAACCGATACGTGCGTTCGGTTCTTTGAATGACTGCACACTAACTGTATGCAGTAGCGGTGGACAGCATGCGGCGACGCTACCCGACTTCAGCCGACCGCGCGAAGTTGAACGCGCGACTGTATGCAGTTGATATTGACTTCACTCGACTGCACACAACTGCTTGCAGTTATATATATCGACCGCACGCAGTTGCTGCGATGCAGTCTGTCTGATGGCACCCTAAGTTGCTGCCAAAATTGTCTATCATAAAAGAACATGCAATCACTACTAAGCACAAGAAGAACATGATCGGATACAGTGGGCAGTCATCGGTGagtatacattttacatttatctGAAAAATTGTAGTGAGTATTAGGGACTTTGCACACTGTAACGCGCCCCGTCGCGTAGCGCGTGATTTTCATAGACATTCTCCCGCGCGTCGACGCGTTTCTGAGTGTTGTACTAGACGTGTTTTCTATACAAATTGAGGTACTTGCATACAATGATTACACGCGCTACGCGTCGGGGCGCGTAGGAAATTATCATTactattaaaatttctttatattttttgcaggTGCAAAAGTTTTTTAAAGCGTCTTCACTAGAAGATTAGGTGAAAAAAGCAGAGCTCAACATGTGTGCTCTGTTGGTAGAACATAATTTACCCTTTCGCGTCATGGATCATATGagtgaaataatttcaaaatgctTTACCAATCCAGAGGTGGCAAAATCTTTCTCCTGTAAACGAACCAAAGCAGCTGCGGTAACATATAATGTTTTGAGGCCGGAATTGGAGAGGGAAATGCTGGCAGATTTAAGATCATATCAGCATGATAGTAACCGTGCACCAGCGTATTCTTTGATCATAGATGAGATAGTGATGTGAACCGATTACAAATTTCAACACCGGTATATAccgattaattattaaaaaaaaccggttttttaaggttttttcagattttcatttaaaaaatgccaaaagCCATGGAGAGCTTTAAAGAAACTGAAAAATAACCAAGAAGTGCTGACTGCTGAAGTACCCTCGCTTTGGAAGTGGCAAGttgattttcaatttttcgagcataaatgaaaaagcgtgttagttttttaaacatattttaattttcacctTTTAGTTTTACAAAGTGCAAATCACAAAGTGTCACACAAATcgtggtttttttttttttttttttttataatagagcGGGTAACGGAGCAGATGGGTCACCTAGTGAGGTGAtcaccaccgcccatgagCACTCACAaagttgaatataaaaaaagttctgatttataaaacaaatttggTCCACAGCATCTGCTTGTAGCCTGCTCCTTCGAGAAGACAATACATATCCTGATTTGGAGAACATCCTCTCCGAAGGTACCGATGTCGCTGGTATGGCCAAATACTTTAGCGCTATTGTATTTAACGGCGCTAAGTGTTTGTTGCTGGACCAAAAAGCTCCCGCACTTTTAGCTGCTTTTGTGATCTCGGCTTCTTCGCTTTGAGGATCTGTCTCCATATACATACGTAATATATTAACAGCAGAAGCAGTTGAATTTATAAAGGGtcttctttgttttataaagtcCAGCAGTCCAGGTTTTTTCTGTGGTGTTACATCTTCACTCGAAGTTGTACTTGCTTGCTCCAAAGTTGATGGCACACAGCTGTCGGAATCTTTTATGTTTTGAGACAATTCTCTTCTGACTAACTCTTTCGCCGACAGCATGTTTTCCGGTTGACGAAAACCAGTTCTTAACGCTGGatgtaaatatgtagatatttgAGATACACTTCTTGTCTCATATGCCAGGAGTCTGCTACTTATGTTTCGCCTCACTgatgagtgaaacatcttgcCTATAACAGATATAGGATTCAGGGAAATTTCAATAGtgttcaatttttcaaatagtcCACATATTATCGGAATGACTAGTGAACTAGTCGGATACTGATCAGCACTAACGAGTTTTGTAGCTTCCTCAAATATTTCCAAAATACTGATAACTTCTCTAGCTGCTTCTTCTTCGGAAGCAGTTAAGAATTCTGGTGCCTGATCCAATTTCCTACACACTAGTGCGAGAACGTCACTTAACTGTAGTATTCTCTTCAGCATGTAGAATGTGCTGTTCCACCGTGTAGATACTTCTTGTATCAACTTCAAAGGAGTTGAATCGGGGTTTCTTTCCTTCTGGGCTAATTTAAGCGCTCGCCACCCTACTGATGATTTCTTGAAAAATTTTACGACGGCCTTACATTTTTTAGCTATGTCATTCACCTGAGAAAGCTCCATAGAATCATCCAAAGTTAAATTAAGCGTATGGGCAAAACACGGCATGTGCCGTATTTCCAGCAAATTGCACATCTTTACCATGTTAGTACCATTATCAGTAACAATAGCAGAAATTTTTCCTAAAATCTTCCATTCTGTTAGTAAATTAGTCATAATTTCAGCTAGATTTTCACCTGTGTGTGAAGTTGGAACATCACatgtagtacctacctagacAACATTTTTGACGGAACAGATCCAAATTTGGATACATATTGACGACTCGGAATACTCGGATACATGTTTTgaaattgtaatcggtttttGAATGAGAACCGGTGATTATCGGTTTTCACAAAAACCGgttttttttaggtttttatgAAACCGGTTCACATCACTAAGATGAGAGTACAGACATTTCCTCGACGACAAATGCTTGTTATAGCAATTAAATACTATTCTGAGAAATCACTAGCGTTGAAAACGAAATTTCTTACTATGGTAGATTTAGAAGGAGAATCGgcacaaaatttatttgacGCTCTTTCAAAAGCTTTACGTGATTCAAACCTTGATATAAAAGATGCAGTTGGTTTCGGAGCCGACACTACCAATGAAATGTTTGGTGAACATGGTGGAATCGTTGCTAAAATTAAAGCTGTGAATCCGCATTGCTTATTTATCAAATGTGTCTGTCATTCCACGGCTTTATCCATTAGTCACGCAAGCAAAGACACATTACCAAGAGCTGTGAATCAAATAGTCAAAGAAGTTTATGGGTATTTTGCTCACAGTAGCAAAAGGCAGAGGGAATTTTCGGAGTTCCAAGAAtttgtaaatacaaaatactaCAACATTACGATATCCGTTGGCTGTCATTCCACTCCTGTGTGAACAGAATTCTTGAGCAATGGGATGctctaaaaatttattttcaaggCCAATATTTGGACGACAAAAATATATCCTCTCAATTTTTATACGAGAGCTTTAATAACAAcatatttaaactatatttttacgcACTTGACTATATTCTGCCTAATGTCAATGTTGATAAATTTTGGGGTGCCGTTGGTAAAAATacgttaatgtttataattttgtaaaaagttTGTTGTGTTTGCCAATGTCGAATGCGTCTTTTGAAAGGATATTCTCGCAAATCAAcctcataaaaacaaaaacgcggaatagatttattaataaagatgTCGCCTCCATTTTACATGCTAAACAGGGCATTAGTGAACATGGTGACTGCGTTTCATTTCAGCCAACTAAAGAAATGATTAACCAAATGACAAAAGCGATGTATAAAGAATGTGATCAAGAAGAATACGATGCTAATAcgaatgtataattttatttaggtaacttTTTGACTTtaagaacaatattttaaataaaactcaaaaaaaaaatgtgtctgTTTATTTTAGCCCTTTGCACATTGCACCGCGCCCCGTCGCGTAGCGCGTGAAATAATTGAATGCAAGTACCTCAATTTGTATAGAAAACACGCCTGGTACAACACACTGAAACgcgtcaattttttttaggaGCGCCGGGTGCACTGTTCTATAACCCCCCCCTCCCTCCCTTCTCCCGGGGAGTAAAGATTGGCTACCGGACGATTTGGGCTTAGGTGGACGAGAACAACATTCGTACCAAATGGCATTGCTTTACTCAAAAAGCAAAGCAAAGTCCCTAAATGTTGGCATTATTTCGGCAGTTTTTGCCTATGAGTTTGGCAGGGTTTGTCAGTTTTCTTGACTCAGTGGGGCAGGATCTCTAATTTAAAGTTGGTCACAGTGGTGTTGTTTTAAGGAGTTAAAGGTAAGCGACAAAGTATTACGGTTTGTATTTGAAGTTTTATATGTTTCTGTGCCCATATTTCTGACATTCTTTGACATATGTGCATTGtcacacttacctcacccgcTAACCTAACATGAGAGAGTGTGACACAGTCACACTTACCCCAGCACTTTTGTATGAGGATACCATGATAGTGATGGAAcagcatatattttatacaacgatttttttaaaagtaaaattgaagcatttgttttgttttagatgGTACGATactataaaagaaaaactacTGATAAATACTCTCAAGAAACTCTACGCGAAGCAGTACGGGAGCAGCATATGCTTTGAAAGCATCCAGACTTTACAATGTTCCTAGAGCAACTATAAGGGCGGGGATACACATGCCAGTAAATCGGGAAAGTAGCTGGTATGAAAGTTACTGGCATGTACGAGTAACTGGCAAACTGCGGATACATTTGCAAGTAATACTGGCATGTATGCCCTTGCATGCCAGATAAAGATGTCCAAATACGttgattttacttttaattccTTTTTCAGTGAGATTTAATTCTTCTTGACTCTTGTATTTTCCTGTAGGCATTGGTACGtgctattttgtttttgtaaagcGAGCTAGTCGGCTTCCAAAGCCATTCGTAGTCTCTGTACAGATGAATGAACTGTATAGTT includes these proteins:
- the LOC123701152 gene encoding zinc finger BED domain-containing protein 4-like; its protein translation is MTNLLTEWKILGKISAIVTDNGTNMVKMCNLLEIRHMPCFAHTLNLTLDDSMELSQVNDIAKKCKAVVKFFKKSSVGWRALKLAQKERNPDSTPLKLIQEVSTRWNSTFYMLKRILQLSDVLALVCRKLDQAPEFLTASEEEAAREVISILEIFEEATKLVSADQYPTSSLVIPIICGLFEKLNTIEISLNPISVIGKMFHSSVRRNISSRLLAYETRSVSQISTYLHPALRTGFRQPENMLSAKELVRRELSQNIKDSDSCVPSTLEQASTTSSEDVTPQKKPGLLDFIKQRRPFINSTASAVNILRMYMETDPQSEEAEITKAAKSAGAFWSSNKHLAPLNTIALKYLAIPATSVPSERMFSKSGYVLSSRRSRLQADAVDQICFINQNFFYIQLCECSWAVVITSLGDPSAPLPALL